In Mytilus edulis chromosome 3, xbMytEdul2.2, whole genome shotgun sequence, the genomic window gaaacgcgcgtctggcgtatctacaaaatttagtcctggtatctatgatgagtttatgatgagtttatttacattacaCAATCttggtatataaaaaaatgcaaatataaatcTCATTACTTTTTCAGGTAATAATACATGTGTGGATATAACAGAAATGGAAAATTTTATGTCCAAGATAGCGCTTGATTCGGATTTCGCATTACGAACTCTAAGAAATGAAACGATATCTACAAAATGGGACTTTTCTGGCTCTTTTTCGTTTGTTATAACAGTTGTGTCTACAATTGGTAAGTTATTTTTAATTCTTCAAAGGTAATTCTTATTTGTATCTTATTATGTCtgtgatttccctttaaaacTAGATAATTTTAAGTTGACACATTTAAACGCTATTTCTCATAATGTGAGATTTGTAGTCAGTAGCATTTCAGTCACCAAAAAATACcatttgtgttttttcttcttcatcacTGTAGATGTATAGCGTGATCGACATTTCTAGTAAAAAACAAACGATCAAACTAGTACAAGACGAAGTTTTGAACTTGCAGTAAGACGTTCATGAACGTTAGTTTCCTATATGAAGGACTCATCACGAATTTTGAGACGAAGCACAGCAGACAATGGAGATCTTTTTGTTTCCTCTCAAGTCCGTGCAGTTATTTACTAAAACGCCATAtcatgttttctatttttattcatCAAAACAAGGAGATAATCTGTTCATTACAGAAAATGATGTAAAGAATTATGCAGTTTTAGACCAAAATTTCATGAAGTCTGCCCAAGATGATATCTTAAATCTTCTGCAGACTGCACTGACATATACTGTTTACCTACCAGGTTCTCTGTAATAAAGGAAactgtggggtttttttttaaacgcgTATCAATGGAGGTGTATTCAGAAAAGATCTAAAAATAGAAGACTTGTGTGATGCAACGATATTCCATGCCTTTTgcttatggattttttttttttaatttgatttatttaaactaTTTGCTGTTAATTATGCTTCGCCACTTTTGGTATTTAGAAATGtccgttattaaaaaaaatatatttgcaggTTATGGAAACATGGCACCAAGGACGAAAGAAGGACGTTTAGCATTAGTTATATATGCCTTGTTTGGGATACCTCTGACAATGGTAGTATTAAGTTATATGGGCCAACTATTAACAAGATTGTCTACAAAAGTGAATAGATTAAAATTGTGTTCTAGAAAACCTGttttaaataaagtattaaaTATGGTTCTAATCGTATGTCTTGGATTGACTATGCTTTTCCTTGTGCCtgcttttatttttcaacaagtAGAGAAGTGGCACTATTTAGATGGATTATACTACTGTTTTGTTACCTTGTCAACCATTGGTTTTGGAGATTACGTTGCCGGTAAGTGTTAATTTAGCAATTATATCTAAAATAGTTTGAGCTGAAGCATACGATAAAATAGGGGTACATAAAAGGCGGATAAGCAAAATCTCCAAGGAGCTGTAGACAACATTCCAACAAATTGTTACACAGAAACTAGGATCAACCAAAGCAGACACTAAACTGGCATCCTGACACAATCTAAGTGTTAGTTTAGCAATAATATCCACCTTCGTTTGATCTGAGGGAAATTTTACCTCTACTATTATAAAGAAGCTTTCCCTTGTGGTATAATTCTATGAGAGTTGTCTATGTCCCTATAGTCATGATTTGCagataatatttgatatatcaaGTAATTAACAGTGAACCAGTTAACAGTAATTGAAATGCCAGAATGGGTCTCAAATCCACAAGGCACAACATGAAAGGTCTTTCTAAGATAGCAGATACACTTGTGACCCATTGTTAAAAAGGCAGATGCAGGAGGATGTCGATAGAAGCTTATAATATTTAACACAGCATAACTTTTCTTGTAGGGGTTTTACACTGCCCCCCATGAAGTAACGATGGTGTGTGTTTCAGACTATGTGTGGTTTTATTTAAAGTGTTCGTCACTGGTCTatagtttgtttgttttctgAACATTTATTACTGTTGGCTTTAGAGAGTTTGTCCTGGTTACTTACTTCTCTGTTTTGTTCCCAATTGTCTTCCATTAGCACTTTTGACATGAAATTTGTAGTTCAGCTCCAGCGGCACTGTACTCAAAGTCAATTTTTTAAGAAAGACAAGGTAAggggttaaaaaaaattgtcgaaGAATGACAAAAAGCAACATAACTTAAAGAAAACAAGACTAGCTGAGTGGtgcgggtgcgggaatttctcgctacattgaagacctgttggtgaccttctgctgttgtttttttctatggtcgggttgttgtctctttggcacattccccatttccattctcaattttatatatgagACACACGCGTCGACAAAATACTATACGAAAAGATGAACTGCGATTTAGAAtgattaagcaacacgaatccaaaTAAAACTGAGGGTAGACTGCGGTGATTAGGAAGGGTAAAGCGTAAAAACTAGTCATCAAGCTTCAAATTCCTTTGAATTAAtgtttgttggttttgttttcaTCAGTTTACAGTTGGGACATATAATAATTACGTAATGTCACTTATCTATGTCATATATCTATCTATCTTGGTATTGAATCTGAACATTAATCTAAAATAGCTATTCAAACACATTAATTTTTAATTCTAGACTTCAGAAAGATAATATTCAAACATAATCAATACATACTGAGATGTTACAGCCTGCTTTAAAACAATTGCACTTTCGATAAAGTAAAAGCGTGAAATTATCTGATGAAACACGAATTTTTCTTCAATGTCGGCCACCTTTGATTTACCACAGTTCCAACTTTTCAAAAACAtctttttgaattaaaatttcgCAGACATATTGAAAAATCTTTAGGGTTGCATTATTCgatcttttaaattttgatcATGTTTAGCTATAGTGAAGAATCTATCGTCCTGTATAATTTTATCTGTTGAAATCTGAACATTTGCAGTTATATTATATAACTGCAAATGTTCAGAACTCTATATATATCGAAGAATCTATGGTCTTGCATAACTCGATCTTTAAAATTTTGAACCTTTTCAGCTATATCTAAGAATCTATTGTCTTGCATAACTTTATCTTTAAACTATTTATTGAACATTTGCAGCTATACTATGTATCGAAGAGACGTTTGTAATGCATAGTTTTATCTTTTAACTTATTACTTTTTCAGCTATATCGGAGAACCGTCTGAGTGACAAAGGAGCTGGTGACGTGTACAGAATTGTGACTTTCGCTTGGATTTTATTTGGTTTAGCTTACGTATCTCTCATCATTAGCTATATAACCAATGTGTTTGTTAAAAGAACGGAACAAGTAGAAAAGTTCACTAAAGATGCATTAGAGGTAAACATTAAAGATTATCtaacctcctatacatttctaggaatatgattggttaaaagcgtccgcgtggagaccttgtatattcaatattaggttagtagggataCGGGGCTAATTTCTGACACGGTTATTAGTAGTATTACGCCCCCTTAttaaaacaaaacggtactgagaaaaagtCGATTATTTGTATAAATATGCGTTTTCAAATATGATTGTGCAGATGACAGCTTTTGTAATTCTTTTTATGTGCAAAGTTTAAAAATCAAGATGGTCTTTAAACACACGAGTAAAGCACGGAAAACATTTTGATTTCATGAAAATTTTACATCAAATTGCTGAAAGATATTTTAATCTTTGCTTTGAACATTCCGTGCAGGATTACAAAGTTTCTGATTTTGAATCGGATACAAACACATTCTTATGTAATAAGCCAAATATTTTATTCACATATCACGCTATTTTAGCACTATTAAGTGTAGAAAACCTGAGAATTTTATTTGTCTCAGTCAGATAAAAGCTTAGCAACGTAATGAGTGTATGATCAAAAGATACACAAAAGGAAAAGCCAATGTCATCAAGGTAAACTTTTCTGAGGGaccatcattttttttgtaatttcataatTTGTAAACGTGATAATTTGCTATCAATAATGTCAGTACCGGAGCaccgactactgagctgatgataccactGGGGATTTTGCCTGAATATGCAtggaaatatttgccactggacattaatcaGATAACAATTAATAGACATATTGTATGCCTTAAATAACtacatttatcttttaaaagtatCAAGACTAGACACATACTTTCTGGGCTACTTCTAACCGCAACGGCAACATATAAATATGTGCATaaactcaggtgacatgataatAACTCGAGAGGACAAACGtatataatttttaacttttttttcagggAGAGATTGACAGACTTCAAGTTgaattgaagaaaacaaaaactaCAATGTATCAAAAAGCAAGTAGTGTGAAAactaatgttaaaaataaatcctGGGGTAAACCACAAGGTGATGCTATAAACGAAAGTAAAAATAAGACAGGTGTTCAACTTCTAAGTGTGTCAAATTTTAGGACAGTGTGATTTTATGAATATAAAGAACGGGTGTACAACTTCTTAGTGTGTCAAATTTTAAGACGGTGTAGTTTGATGAATATAAAGAACGGGTGTACAACTTTTAAGTGTGTCAAAATTTAGAACAGTCTGAATTTGATGTTGTAAAGAACATGTGAACAACTTCTATGTGTGTCAAATTTTAGGATAGTCTGATTTTGATGATACAAAGAACATGTGTACAACTTCAAAGTGTGTCAAAATTAAGAACAGTCTGAATTTGATGTTGTAAAGAACATGTGTACAACTTCTATAGTGTCAAAAGACTCATTTTAGGAGAGTCTGATGTTCATGAATATAAAAAACGTGTGTGTAACTTCAAAGTGTACCATAAGACTCATTTTAGGACATTCTGATGTTGAAGAACGTGTGCAACTTCTACATGTGTCAAATTTGAGGATAGTCAGCTTTTAATGAATATGAAGAACATGTGTGCAACTTGTACATATGTCAAATTTTAGAAAAGCCTGATTTTGAAGAACATGTGTTCAACTTTTAGTGTGTTAAATTTAAGGATAGTCTGATTAGATGAATGGCAAGAACATGTGTACAACTTTTAGTGTGTCAAATTTTAGGACGGTttgattttaatgaattttgaagATCATGTATTTTTCTTAGTGCGTCAAATTTTAGGATAGTCcgattttgttgaatttgaagaCAATATGTACAACTTTGAAGTGTGACATTATAGATCAATCTGTTTGGATGAATGTAAAAAACATGTGTACAACTTGTAACTGTGTTGAATTGTATGAGTCTGATCTTGATGAAtgttgggaacatgtgtacaactTCCAAGTATATCAAATTGTAGGACAGTTCTATAGTGTTGTCTTAATGAATGTTGGGAACACGTGTACCACTTCTAATTGTGTCAAATTGTAGGACAGTCTTAAAGTCTTATCTTGATGAAtgttgggaacatgtgtacaactTTAAAGTATCAGTATCAAATTGAAGGACAGTCTGCATGGATTAATGTTTAGAACATGTGTAAAACTTTTAAGTGTGTCAAAGTTTATGACAGTCTGATTTTGATGAATGTAAAGAATGTAAATTCCGATTTTATTGGGCGCAAAGAGGTGAACATATGTAAAAATAAGAGCGACACATTGTAGGATAGTTCGATTTTGATGTAACTTTGTTCAACTTCTAAATGATTCTAATTAATTCTTATTTGGATGTACAGCTTCTAACTGTGTATATTTTTTAGACCGTTTTATCTGTCCACAGATTTTTATACTCACAAAAATATACGTTTTAGCAGGTGTGCAACTACTAAGTGAATCTTCTTTGAGTTCACAAGAATATATTTTAGATGTACACGTACATACAGCAGGTGTTTAACTTTTAAATGTGCATCTTCAAGCAGTGAAACAGCAATTGTTGGCATTAATTATTGTGAAATTAATCAATTCCTCAATCATGTATGATTGGTttttcaagaagaaaattttagtTCCCTTTGAATGAATTCCAtatcttttgtatttttcaatGTGAAAATTCAATTTGCCAAAATTTAATTGTTCAGGTAATTAACAACTTATTTTGGATAA contains:
- the LOC139516087 gene encoding potassium channel, subfamily K, member 16-like — encoded protein: MVIPDTERNERNEQNLDDEGPGWKRITLLLVVAVSYLCIGAAVFQKIEGQPEIHRRHDLRTAIHKFLGNNTCVDITEMENFMSKIALDSDFALRTLRNETISTKWDFSGSFSFVITVVSTIGYGNMAPRTKEGRLALVIYALFGIPLTMVVLSYMGQLLTRLSTKVNRLKLCSRKPVLNKVLNMVLIVCLGLTMLFLVPAFIFQQVEKWHYLDGLYYCFVTLSTIGFGDYVAAISENRLSDKGAGDVYRIVTFAWILFGLAYVSLIISYITNVFVKRTEQVEKFTKDALEGEIDRLQVELKKTKTTMYQKASSVKTNVKNKSWGKPQGDAINESKNKTGVQLLSVSNFRTV